From one Streptomyces spiramyceticus genomic stretch:
- a CDS encoding sulfite oxidase — MESRPSSDPFSDPFGDISPPARIAEPTEGITPEELALATRNHGLPLEALRYDLTPPGLHYVLVHYDIPAARADDWRLTVGGRVRRPLTLDMETLRSFPAVTHRVTIECAGNGRARLTPRPVSQPWLVEAVGTAEWTGVPLRLLLAEAGVEPDAVEAVFTGADHGVERGVEQDYRRSLPLEVATGGDPRPEVLVAYGMNGRPLPPQHGHPLRLVVPGWYGMAHVKWLRDITLTDAPFTGFQQTVAYRLRQEADEPGEPVTRIAPRALIAPPGFPEFMSRTRVVRPGQVVLEGRAWSGCAPVTRVEVSTDDCRSWSEATLAPQDGHAWAWRGWHASWTATPGSHVLSARATDAEGNTQPLEQPWNRGGFANNLVQRMPVLCVAEQQVSSFSS; from the coding sequence ATGGAAAGCCGCCCCTCCAGCGACCCCTTCAGCGACCCCTTCGGTGACATCAGCCCGCCCGCCCGCATCGCGGAGCCCACCGAGGGCATCACCCCCGAGGAGCTCGCCCTGGCGACCCGCAACCACGGACTGCCGCTCGAAGCCCTGCGCTACGACCTGACCCCGCCCGGACTGCATTACGTACTCGTCCACTACGACATCCCCGCCGCCCGCGCCGACGACTGGCGCCTCACCGTGGGCGGCCGCGTCCGACGTCCGCTGACGCTGGACATGGAGACGCTGCGTTCGTTCCCGGCGGTCACCCACCGCGTGACGATCGAATGCGCGGGCAACGGCCGGGCCCGGCTCACACCCCGGCCCGTGAGCCAGCCCTGGCTCGTCGAGGCGGTCGGAACGGCCGAGTGGACCGGCGTACCGCTGCGCCTCCTCCTCGCCGAGGCCGGAGTCGAGCCCGACGCCGTCGAGGCCGTCTTCACCGGCGCCGACCACGGCGTCGAGCGCGGCGTGGAGCAGGACTACCGGCGGAGCCTGCCGCTGGAGGTGGCCACCGGCGGCGATCCGCGTCCCGAGGTGCTGGTGGCGTACGGCATGAACGGCCGGCCCCTGCCGCCGCAGCACGGGCATCCGCTGCGGCTGGTGGTCCCCGGCTGGTACGGCATGGCGCACGTGAAGTGGCTTCGCGACATCACGCTCACGGACGCGCCGTTCACCGGCTTCCAGCAGACGGTGGCATACCGCTTGCGGCAGGAGGCCGACGAGCCGGGCGAGCCGGTGACGCGCATCGCTCCGCGGGCCCTGATCGCCCCGCCCGGGTTCCCGGAATTCATGTCCAGGACCCGTGTCGTACGCCCTGGTCAGGTGGTTCTTGAGGGCCGGGCCTGGTCCGGGTGCGCCCCGGTCACGCGGGTCGAGGTGAGTACGGACGACTGCCGCTCCTGGAGCGAGGCCACGCTCGCCCCGCAGGACGGCCACGCCTGGGCCTGGCGAGGGTGGCACGCATCGTGGACGGCCACCCCCGGCAGCCACGTCCTCAGCGCCCGCGCTACGGACGCGGAAGGCAACACGCAGCCGCTCGAACAGCCCTGGAACCGGGGCGGCTTCGCCAACAACCTGGTGCAGCGGATGCCGGTGCTGTGCGTCGCCGAACAGCAGGTTTCGTCGTTCTCGTCATGA
- the lanKC gene encoding class III lanthionine synthetase LanKC: MRYEVFCLMDTHFYDAPTRVQDQSSGSDFDLARCPAPEGWERYELDNWVVFDPPGLDLPPQGWKIHASACLDNAKEILTAVWDYCVPRRISFKFLRSMDILLFANAKYASRGSSAKFVTIYPADEEQLQRTATELGQILEGQPGPYILSDLRWGPGPLYVRYGGFAYRTCVSPEGETVPAIEDGSGRLVPDLRGPAFRVPEWVTLPGFLEPHLAARNSTTVTDLPYRIEGALHFSNGGGLYTGQDVRTGQRVVLKEARPYAGLTLDAADAVTRQRQEREALERLRGLDCVPALIDHFVLGDHHFLVEEFVEGPTLNSLFVERYPLVLPQADDTDIAGYTSWALDMLDQVERAVADVHSRGLVIGDIHPDNMLVRPDGRVVLIDFEGVLDAAEQGATQRLAAAGFVAPKGRTGIDIDHYAMACLRLWMFMPLTSLIELDESKTRQLAEEAAEAFPVPPGFFDEAVRVITGEGEEGEGGGPPTGSGTRQRLEPDRRGWVRARDSMVAAILAAATPHRDDRLFPGDPVQFAAPSGGLGFANGAAGVLYALDAVGAGRHPEHEEWLIQRALREERGTHLGFFDGLHGVAYVLDHLGHRDEAMKVLDMCMGEEWQQLGLDLQGGLAGIGLNLQHFATATGDLALRDAALKVAGIVADRLESPDEAVGAGAGLLRGSAGPALLFVRLYEDTGEPEFLDLAATALRQDLRRCVVRPSGAMEVDEGWRTLPYLGNGSAGIGLVLDDYLTYRQDDQFREAAAAIRRATTEQFFIQPGLFEGMAGMILCLSRPHPPGTAAERDPVVAGHVRRLSWHALTLDGHLVFPGEQLLRLSMDLATGSAGVLLAVGSALHDQPVHLPFLASHAPTEPGARTDHHRPHEILREEVKIHGAARTASL; encoded by the coding sequence ATGCGCTACGAGGTCTTTTGCCTCATGGACACGCACTTCTACGACGCGCCTACCCGCGTGCAGGATCAAAGCAGCGGCAGCGACTTCGACCTGGCCCGATGTCCGGCTCCGGAGGGGTGGGAGCGTTACGAGCTCGACAACTGGGTGGTCTTCGATCCCCCCGGTCTCGACCTCCCCCCGCAGGGCTGGAAAATCCATGCCTCGGCCTGCCTCGACAATGCCAAGGAGATCCTCACGGCGGTGTGGGACTACTGCGTCCCACGGAGGATCTCCTTCAAGTTTCTCCGGAGCATGGACATTCTGCTGTTCGCCAACGCGAAATACGCCTCCCGGGGGTCCAGTGCGAAGTTCGTGACGATCTATCCGGCGGACGAGGAGCAACTCCAGCGCACAGCCACCGAGTTGGGGCAGATCCTGGAGGGCCAACCGGGGCCTTACATCCTCAGCGACCTCCGTTGGGGTCCCGGGCCGCTCTACGTCAGGTACGGCGGCTTTGCCTACCGGACCTGCGTCTCTCCCGAGGGAGAGACGGTGCCGGCGATCGAGGACGGATCCGGCAGGCTGGTGCCCGATCTGCGAGGACCGGCGTTCCGTGTGCCCGAGTGGGTGACGCTGCCCGGTTTCCTCGAACCCCACCTGGCCGCGCGCAACAGCACGACCGTCACCGACCTGCCGTACCGCATCGAGGGCGCCCTGCACTTCTCCAACGGCGGTGGGCTGTACACCGGTCAGGACGTACGGACAGGACAGCGAGTCGTGCTCAAGGAGGCCCGGCCGTACGCAGGGCTCACGCTGGACGCCGCGGACGCGGTCACCAGGCAGCGCCAGGAGCGGGAAGCCCTTGAGCGGCTGCGCGGCCTCGATTGCGTGCCCGCACTGATCGACCACTTCGTCCTGGGGGACCATCACTTCCTGGTCGAGGAGTTCGTCGAGGGACCGACGCTCAACAGCCTCTTCGTCGAGCGGTACCCTCTCGTGCTTCCGCAGGCCGACGACACGGACATCGCCGGCTACACCTCGTGGGCCCTCGACATGCTGGACCAGGTCGAGCGCGCGGTCGCCGACGTGCACAGCCGGGGCCTGGTCATCGGCGACATCCACCCCGACAACATGCTGGTTCGCCCGGACGGCCGCGTGGTGCTGATCGACTTCGAGGGCGTGCTGGACGCGGCGGAGCAAGGGGCCACCCAACGCCTTGCCGCCGCCGGGTTCGTGGCCCCGAAGGGCCGGACGGGGATCGACATCGACCACTACGCAATGGCCTGCCTGCGACTGTGGATGTTCATGCCGCTGACCAGCCTGATCGAGCTCGACGAGAGCAAGACACGGCAGCTCGCCGAAGAGGCCGCCGAGGCGTTCCCGGTGCCCCCCGGATTCTTCGACGAAGCGGTACGTGTGATCACCGGGGAAGGGGAAGAAGGGGAAGGCGGCGGTCCGCCAACAGGCTCCGGCACGCGGCAGCGGCTGGAGCCGGACCGCCGCGGGTGGGTCCGTGCCCGCGACTCCATGGTCGCCGCCATCCTGGCGGCCGCCACACCGCACCGTGACGACAGGCTCTTCCCGGGCGACCCCGTGCAGTTCGCCGCGCCGAGTGGAGGCCTGGGCTTCGCGAACGGTGCGGCAGGGGTGCTGTACGCGCTCGACGCGGTCGGCGCCGGACGCCACCCGGAGCACGAGGAGTGGCTCATACAGCGGGCTCTGCGCGAGGAACGGGGAACGCACCTCGGCTTCTTCGACGGCCTGCACGGTGTCGCGTACGTCCTCGACCACCTCGGCCACCGCGACGAGGCCATGAAGGTCCTCGACATGTGCATGGGCGAGGAGTGGCAGCAACTGGGGCTCGACCTGCAAGGAGGCCTGGCGGGAATCGGCCTGAACCTCCAGCACTTCGCCACGGCCACCGGCGACCTCGCGCTCCGTGATGCCGCCCTCAAGGTGGCGGGCATCGTCGCCGACCGGCTGGAATCACCCGACGAGGCGGTGGGGGCCGGCGCCGGGCTGCTGCGCGGCTCGGCGGGTCCCGCCCTGCTGTTCGTGCGGCTCTACGAGGACACCGGAGAACCGGAGTTCCTCGACCTGGCCGCCACGGCGCTCCGTCAGGACCTGCGCCGCTGCGTCGTCCGTCCCAGCGGGGCGATGGAAGTCGACGAGGGCTGGCGGACCCTGCCGTACCTGGGGAACGGCAGCGCGGGGATCGGCCTCGTGCTCGACGACTACCTCACCTACCGCCAGGACGACCAGTTCCGCGAGGCAGCAGCCGCGATCCGCAGGGCGACCACGGAGCAGTTCTTCATCCAGCCGGGACTCTTCGAGGGCATGGCGGGCATGATCCTGTGCCTCAGCCGACCCCATCCCCCCGGCACCGCCGCAGAGCGGGACCCGGTCGTCGCCGGACATGTGCGCCGCCTGTCATGGCACGCACTCACCCTCGATGGCCACCTGGTCTTCCCCGGCGAGCAGCTGCTGCGGCTCTCCATGGACCTGGCCACCGGCAGCGCGGGCGTACTGCTCGCCGTCGGCTCCGCCCTTCACGACCAACCGGTGCACCTTCCGTTCCTCGCCTCCCACGCGCCGACGGAACCCGGTGCACGCACCGACCACCACCGTCCCCACGAGATTTTGAGGGAGGAGGTGAAAATCCATGGCGCTGCTCGAACTGCAAGCCTTTGA
- a CDS encoding SapB/AmfS family lanthipeptide, which translates to MALLELQAFEPDVVAHGSNKSKKRGGSSFSTLLCGHQPSNLSLTLCSGH; encoded by the coding sequence ATGGCGCTGCTCGAACTGCAAGCCTTTGAGCCGGACGTAGTTGCCCACGGCAGCAACAAGAGCAAGAAGCGCGGCGGCAGCAGCTTCAGCACGCTGCTCTGCGGTCACCAGCCCAGCAACCTGAGCCTGACGCTCTGCAGCGGCCACTGA
- a CDS encoding ABC transporter ATP-binding protein, with product MGLRPADRLLLASARRGGVWVGVMVVSSLLLTGVAIVLPAVIGRSVDAVLSGNDVAQWLALSGGLIFVLVVFDAVDDLVGQLAEARATAWLRHGLLRHVLALGPRATRRFTAGDLVSRLVGNAARTGNFASGLVWVVMDVVPPLGAIVALALIDPWLCLTFLVGLPLVMFLVRAFLRDIADANEGYFRVQGTIAARLVDALGGIRTIVAAGTVDREARRVLAPLPELHRHGLGMWRAVARISARGDLVVPMLEVAVLTVAGLGLAQGRITPGELLAASEYVIMATGISSVMASLNQLALARATAGRITEVLAEPPVEYGHEHLPEGSGQLEFRRVTVRRAGGTVLKDLDLSVPGGALVAVVGRSGAGKSLLAALAGRLADPDEGDVLLDGVPLRRLTRDDLRQAVAYGFERPVLLGETFADAIGFGPRNPSADELTAQAAAARADAFIRHMPAGYRSRIADTPISGGEAQRVGLARAFVQARRVLVLDDVAASLDTVTEHHISQVLTGALADRTRLIVTHRPSTAARAELVVWLADGGVRGRGTHDELWADPEYRAAFQPVSPTVTEPLAVMSGVVGGGGAR from the coding sequence ATGGGCCTCCGACCGGCGGACCGCCTTCTCCTGGCGTCAGCACGGCGGGGCGGTGTCTGGGTCGGCGTCATGGTGGTCTCGTCGCTGCTGCTCACCGGCGTCGCCATCGTGCTGCCCGCCGTCATCGGCCGCAGCGTCGACGCCGTGCTCAGCGGCAACGACGTGGCTCAGTGGCTGGCCCTGAGCGGCGGGTTGATCTTCGTCCTGGTGGTCTTCGACGCCGTGGACGACCTCGTCGGACAGCTGGCCGAGGCCCGGGCGACGGCCTGGCTGCGGCATGGGCTGCTGCGCCATGTGCTCGCCCTGGGCCCGCGCGCCACCCGCCGGTTCACGGCGGGAGACCTGGTGAGCCGGCTGGTGGGCAACGCCGCCAGGACCGGGAACTTCGCGTCGGGCCTGGTGTGGGTCGTCATGGACGTCGTCCCACCGCTCGGCGCGATCGTCGCGCTCGCGCTCATTGATCCCTGGCTGTGCCTCACCTTCCTGGTGGGGCTGCCCCTCGTGATGTTCCTGGTACGCGCCTTCCTCCGCGACATCGCGGACGCCAACGAGGGCTACTTCCGCGTACAGGGCACAATCGCCGCACGCCTCGTCGACGCCCTGGGCGGAATCCGTACGATCGTCGCGGCGGGAACGGTCGACCGCGAGGCGCGACGTGTCCTCGCCCCGCTGCCGGAGCTGCACCGCCACGGGCTGGGGATGTGGAGAGCGGTCGCCCGGATTTCGGCGCGCGGAGATCTTGTCGTCCCCATGCTTGAGGTCGCCGTACTCACGGTGGCCGGACTGGGGCTCGCACAGGGGCGGATCACACCGGGAGAGCTGCTCGCGGCGAGTGAATACGTCATCATGGCAACCGGCATCAGCAGCGTGATGGCTTCGCTGAACCAGCTCGCCCTCGCCCGCGCGACAGCCGGGCGGATCACGGAAGTGCTCGCCGAGCCTCCCGTGGAGTACGGCCACGAGCACCTTCCCGAAGGCTCCGGGCAGTTGGAGTTCCGGCGTGTGACCGTGCGGCGGGCGGGCGGCACCGTCCTCAAGGACCTCGACCTGTCCGTCCCCGGAGGCGCCCTGGTCGCGGTCGTGGGACGCTCCGGCGCCGGAAAGTCGCTGCTGGCCGCGCTGGCCGGGCGCCTTGCCGACCCGGACGAAGGCGACGTGCTGCTCGACGGCGTGCCGCTGCGCCGCCTCACGCGCGACGATCTCCGGCAAGCGGTGGCGTACGGCTTCGAACGCCCGGTACTGCTCGGTGAGACCTTCGCCGACGCGATCGGCTTCGGACCACGAAACCCCTCTGCGGACGAGCTGACGGCGCAGGCCGCGGCGGCCCGCGCCGACGCGTTCATCCGGCACATGCCGGCCGGCTACCGCAGCCGGATCGCCGACACGCCGATATCCGGCGGGGAAGCGCAACGAGTCGGACTGGCACGCGCGTTCGTGCAGGCCAGGCGGGTGCTCGTGCTCGACGACGTCGCCGCCAGCCTGGACACCGTGACCGAGCACCACATCAGCCAGGTGCTCACCGGCGCGCTCGCCGACCGTACGCGCCTCATCGTGACGCATCGGCCGTCCACAGCGGCCCGGGCGGAGCTCGTGGTCTGGCTCGCCGACGGCGGAGTCCGCGGCCGGGGCACTCATGACGAACTGTGGGCGGACCCTGAGTACCGGGCCGCGTTCCAGCCGGTTTCCCCCACGGTCACCGAGCCGTTGGCCGTCATGAGTGGAGTCGTGGGTGGAGGGGGTGCGCGGTGA
- a CDS encoding ATP-binding cassette domain-containing protein: MTRRSFRILLSSLSRRRREYWRLVGWSLVQAVPAFLSGWVVARAVDRGFLADRPATGFAWLGVLAGAYLVGAWGTRHATLGLAALIEPFRDELVTLVTTGTLNRSARLGEPADTAGVARLTEHVERARDAYGAVVLFIQSFVVTVIGVSLGLAGLAPVLLLLVLPPLLIGLGMFVAALRAMAARQRAVILADEHIAETTSAITGGLRDVVACGAEERVRAEAGAQVDDAARAVVKLARLTAARTAALGVSGWMPLMLILLGAPWLVRNGVTAGAILGAVIYVSQSLQPALQSTVQGIGGSGLWLLVTVGRMAEAAEVPQPEDRTGVPAGEPRTSAVELRGVTFGYARSAEPVIRDLDLVLRPGEHLAVVGPSGAGKSTLAALIAGVLEPQAGQVRLGDVPVRALVGDDLARHRVLIPQEAYVFAGTLAENLTYLAPGAAPEDVESAVRDVGAGPLVERIGGYDAPLDPQELSAGERQLVALARALLPSPRLTLLDEATCHLDPVAEAVAEEAFARRPGTLIVVAHRISSALRADRVLVMDGTRVRLGTHEELMADSALYRDLVGHWGAGAAGPSPAAPSSADRFPASSVPRSHPARFPGYPYGVDPVASPGLVRDR, from the coding sequence GTGACTCGGCGGTCGTTCCGCATTCTGCTCTCCTCGCTGAGCCGTCGGCGCCGGGAGTACTGGCGGCTCGTGGGCTGGTCGCTGGTGCAGGCCGTACCGGCCTTCCTGTCCGGGTGGGTCGTGGCCCGCGCGGTCGACCGCGGTTTCCTCGCCGACCGGCCCGCCACCGGATTCGCCTGGCTGGGCGTGCTGGCGGGCGCCTACCTCGTCGGAGCCTGGGGAACCCGGCACGCCACGCTGGGACTCGCAGCGCTCATCGAACCGTTCCGGGACGAGCTGGTCACCCTCGTGACCACCGGCACGCTGAACCGGTCCGCACGGCTGGGCGAGCCGGCCGACACCGCCGGCGTGGCACGGCTCACCGAGCATGTGGAACGGGCCCGGGACGCCTACGGCGCGGTCGTCCTGTTCATACAGAGCTTTGTGGTCACCGTCATCGGCGTATCGCTGGGCCTGGCCGGCCTCGCCCCCGTGCTGCTCCTCCTCGTCCTGCCGCCACTTCTGATCGGGCTCGGTATGTTCGTCGCGGCGCTCCGGGCCATGGCCGCCCGGCAGCGGGCGGTCATCCTGGCCGACGAGCACATCGCCGAAACCACGAGCGCCATCACGGGCGGGCTGCGGGACGTGGTCGCGTGCGGCGCCGAGGAGCGCGTACGAGCGGAGGCAGGCGCACAGGTCGACGACGCGGCGCGGGCCGTGGTGAAACTGGCGCGGCTCACTGCGGCCAGGACCGCCGCCTTGGGAGTCAGTGGCTGGATGCCCCTCATGCTCATCCTCCTGGGAGCGCCCTGGCTGGTGCGCAACGGCGTGACGGCAGGGGCGATCCTGGGCGCGGTGATCTACGTGTCGCAGAGCCTGCAACCCGCTCTGCAGAGCACCGTCCAGGGAATCGGCGGCAGCGGGCTGTGGCTGCTGGTGACCGTCGGCCGGATGGCCGAGGCTGCCGAGGTGCCGCAGCCGGAGGACCGGACCGGCGTTCCGGCAGGGGAGCCCCGCACATCCGCAGTGGAGCTGCGCGGTGTCACCTTCGGCTACGCACGGTCCGCGGAGCCGGTGATCCGCGACCTCGACCTCGTACTGCGCCCCGGCGAGCACCTGGCCGTGGTCGGCCCGAGCGGCGCCGGAAAGTCCACCCTCGCCGCGCTGATCGCCGGAGTGCTCGAACCTCAGGCCGGGCAGGTGCGCCTCGGTGACGTACCCGTACGGGCGCTGGTCGGCGACGACCTGGCCCGGCACCGTGTGCTGATCCCGCAGGAGGCGTACGTCTTCGCGGGCACCCTGGCGGAGAACCTCACCTACCTTGCCCCCGGCGCGGCTCCGGAGGACGTGGAATCGGCGGTACGCGACGTCGGCGCGGGGCCGCTCGTCGAGCGCATCGGCGGTTACGACGCCCCGCTGGATCCCCAGGAGCTCTCGGCCGGCGAGCGCCAGCTCGTCGCGTTGGCGCGAGCCCTTCTCCCGTCACCGCGCCTGACGCTGCTGGACGAGGCCACCTGCCACCTCGATCCGGTCGCCGAGGCGGTCGCGGAGGAGGCGTTCGCCCGCCGCCCGGGCACCCTGATCGTCGTCGCCCACCGCATCAGCTCGGCGCTGCGGGCCGACCGGGTGCTGGTCATGGACGGTACGCGGGTCCGCCTCGGCACCCACGAGGAGCTGATGGCCGACTCCGCGCTCTACCGTGACCTGGTCGGGCACTGGGGTGCTGGGGCGGCAGGCCCGTCGCCCGCAGCGCCGTCCAGTGCGGACCGGTTCCCGGCGTCCTCCGTGCCACGGTCACACCCAGCCCGATTCCCGGGCTATCCGTATGGCGTCGATCCGGTTGCGTCCCCCGGCCTTGTTCGTGATCGCTGA
- a CDS encoding response regulator transcription factor has protein sequence MIRVLLVENTRLVRGALAALLSREKDIEVVAEADGNGDALARAVLCRPDVAVVDVDCKEGEEFATGGELAARLPECRMLLMMTSPTPERLRRMLDLHAAGVISTNAPPDRLVYGVRKLVRGKRFIDPEFALVALDAGENPLTPREVDVLRMTADGMPTREIAERLSLSVGTVRNHLSAITNKAGGRNRIDAIRIARESGWV, from the coding sequence TTGATCCGCGTTCTTCTCGTCGAGAACACCCGCCTCGTGCGGGGGGCGCTCGCCGCTCTCCTGTCTCGCGAAAAGGACATCGAAGTCGTCGCCGAAGCAGACGGGAATGGTGACGCCCTGGCGAGGGCGGTGCTGTGCCGCCCCGACGTGGCCGTGGTCGACGTCGACTGCAAGGAGGGCGAGGAATTCGCCACCGGGGGTGAGCTGGCCGCGCGGCTCCCGGAGTGCCGAATGCTGTTGATGATGACCTCGCCGACACCCGAGCGCCTCCGGCGCATGCTCGACCTGCACGCTGCCGGTGTCATCAGTACGAACGCCCCACCGGACCGTCTCGTCTACGGCGTCCGCAAGCTGGTCAGGGGGAAGCGGTTCATCGACCCGGAATTCGCGCTGGTCGCGCTCGACGCGGGAGAGAACCCGCTGACCCCGCGGGAGGTGGATGTCCTGCGTATGACCGCTGACGGCATGCCTACGCGGGAGATCGCCGAGCGGCTGTCCCTGTCCGTCGGCACGGTCCGCAACCACCTCTCAGCGATCACGAACAAGGCCGGGGGACGCAACCGGATCGACGCCATACGGATAGCCCGGGAATCGGGCTGGGTGTGA
- a CDS encoding helix-turn-helix domain-containing protein, whose protein sequence is MFGSLLRFYRERAGISQEALSRRIGFSKSQVAMVERGERPPKGTFVPSADEVLGAQGALLAAAKELRVSHLPSWFKAFVDEEANAVSLHSYVTHVVPGLLQIEAYARAVFSCHYPPLDDEEIEGRVAARLERQKLFQRKPVPAIGFVLELAALSRPIGGPQVLQEQLDHVLDVARLRNVEIQLMPPYRLTHAGLDGPMTLLETTERRQLAYVEGQSGSYFVSEQPSLGDLFGKYGILRAQAHSPEESVKLIEQVAHAL, encoded by the coding sequence ATGTTCGGCTCGTTGCTGCGCTTCTACCGCGAACGTGCAGGAATCTCGCAGGAGGCGTTGAGCCGTCGCATCGGCTTCTCCAAGTCCCAAGTAGCCATGGTGGAACGGGGGGAGCGCCCGCCAAAGGGCACCTTCGTCCCGAGCGCAGACGAGGTACTGGGTGCACAAGGTGCACTCCTAGCCGCAGCGAAAGAGCTGAGAGTCAGCCATTTGCCTTCCTGGTTCAAGGCATTCGTAGACGAGGAGGCGAACGCTGTCTCCCTGCACTCGTACGTAACTCACGTAGTCCCTGGGCTACTCCAGATTGAGGCGTACGCACGCGCAGTGTTCAGCTGCCACTATCCGCCGCTGGACGACGAGGAGATCGAAGGCCGGGTTGCGGCCCGGCTGGAGCGCCAAAAGCTCTTCCAGCGAAAGCCCGTGCCAGCCATTGGCTTCGTACTCGAACTCGCTGCGCTCTCTCGCCCGATCGGCGGTCCACAGGTCCTCCAAGAGCAACTGGACCACGTCCTCGACGTCGCCCGGCTGCGTAACGTCGAGATCCAGCTGATGCCGCCGTACCGACTGACTCATGCAGGCCTAGACGGCCCCATGACCCTGCTGGAGACTACCGAGCGACGCCAACTCGCATACGTCGAGGGCCAGAGCGGCAGTTACTTCGTAAGCGAACAGCCTTCCTTGGGAGACCTGTTCGGAAAGTATGGCATTCTGCGAGCTCAGGCTCACAGCCCCGAAGAGTCCGTGAAGCTGATCGAACAGGTGGCACACGCACTATGA
- a CDS encoding DUF397 domain-containing protein: MSTDLNWIKSSYSGSQGGECVEVATSWTKSSYSGDQGGACIEVATSWTKSSHSGDHGACIEVATCPHTIHVRDSKDTTRPALTLTPAAWSAFVADVLSRHM, from the coding sequence ATGAGCACCGACCTCAATTGGATCAAGAGCAGCTACAGCGGCAGCCAAGGCGGCGAGTGCGTCGAAGTGGCCACCTCCTGGACCAAGTCCAGCTACAGCGGCGACCAGGGCGGGGCCTGCATCGAGGTCGCCACCTCCTGGACCAAGTCCAGCCACAGCGGTGACCATGGGGCCTGCATCGAAGTCGCAACCTGCCCCCACACCATCCACGTCCGCGACTCCAAAGACACCACCCGCCCCGCCCTCACCCTCACCCCCGCCGCCTGGTCCGCCTTCGTCGCCGACGTGCTCAGCCGTCACATGTAG
- a CDS encoding MmpS family transport accessory protein has translation MSEPQWAPRAEKRRVWPWVLLGFAVAIVLGVVAIAAMVFNEADEESDRKIRVTYEVTGDAKDASITYTTWNNGNTSSSSVSDVRLPWRKEVESTGLMKGGSLVVTLGESGGTATCSVTVDDNPPQTSTARGKFATATCDG, from the coding sequence ATGTCCGAACCTCAGTGGGCCCCGCGCGCCGAGAAGCGCCGGGTGTGGCCCTGGGTGCTCCTGGGTTTCGCGGTTGCCATTGTCCTCGGCGTCGTCGCGATCGCCGCGATGGTCTTCAACGAGGCCGACGAGGAGTCGGACCGGAAGATCCGGGTGACGTACGAGGTGACAGGCGACGCGAAGGACGCGTCGATCACCTACACCACCTGGAACAACGGCAACACGTCGTCGAGCAGCGTGTCCGACGTCCGTCTGCCGTGGCGCAAGGAAGTGGAGAGCACGGGCCTTATGAAGGGCGGCTCGCTCGTCGTCACTCTCGGGGAGTCCGGCGGGACGGCCACGTGCTCGGTGACGGTGGACGACAACCCACCGCAAACGTCCACGGCGCGTGGGAAATTCGCGACGGCTACATGTGACGGCTGA
- a CDS encoding HhH-GPD-type base excision DNA repair protein, with protein MSTVIRLAQQPDADELLGRSPLAALVGMLLDQQVPMEWAFTGPYTIARRMGGDDLDAHEIAAYDPEAFVDLLSAKPAVHRYPGSMAKRVQQLCQYLVEHYDGDAAGVWRDVATGKELLARLNDLPGFGKQKSQIFLALLGKQLGVRPEGWREAAGAYGDEGSYRSAADITGPESLAKVRAFKQEAKRAAKAAAPAKKKA; from the coding sequence ATGAGCACCGTGATTCGACTCGCCCAGCAACCGGACGCCGACGAACTGCTCGGCCGCAGCCCGCTCGCCGCCCTGGTCGGCATGCTGCTCGACCAGCAGGTACCGATGGAGTGGGCGTTCACGGGCCCGTACACGATCGCCCGGCGCATGGGCGGCGACGACCTGGACGCGCACGAGATCGCCGCGTACGACCCGGAAGCCTTCGTAGACCTGCTGTCGGCGAAACCGGCCGTGCACCGCTACCCGGGCTCGATGGCGAAGCGCGTGCAGCAGCTGTGCCAGTACCTGGTGGAGCACTACGACGGGGACGCGGCGGGGGTGTGGCGCGACGTCGCCACCGGCAAGGAGCTGCTGGCCCGCCTGAACGACCTGCCCGGCTTCGGCAAGCAGAAGTCGCAGATCTTCCTCGCACTGCTGGGCAAGCAGCTCGGCGTACGGCCGGAGGGCTGGCGGGAGGCGGCCGGGGCGTACGGCGACGAAGGGTCGTACCGGTCGGCCGCGGACATCACGGGGCCGGAGTCGCTGGCGAAGGTGCGGGCGTTCAAGCAGGAGGCGAAGCGGGCGGCGAAGGCGGCGGCCCCGGCCAAGAAGAAGGCGTAG
- a CDS encoding type II toxin-antitoxin system VapB family antitoxin, translating into MIFKRIGNGRPYPDHGRESTRQWADVAPRPVRLDQLVTTKGQLDLETLLAEDSTFYGDLFAHVVKWQGDLYLEDGLHRAVRAALQQRQVLHARVLELDGL; encoded by the coding sequence GTGATCTTCAAGCGCATCGGAAACGGCCGGCCGTACCCCGACCATGGCCGGGAAAGCACCCGTCAGTGGGCGGATGTCGCGCCGCGCCCGGTCCGCCTCGATCAGCTCGTGACCACCAAGGGTCAGCTGGATCTTGAGACGCTCCTCGCCGAGGACTCGACGTTCTACGGCGACCTCTTCGCGCACGTCGTGAAGTGGCAGGGCGACCTGTATCTGGAGGACGGGCTGCACCGCGCCGTCCGCGCCGCGCTCCAGCAGCGCCAGGTGCTGCACGCGCGCGTCCTGGAACTCGACGGACTCTGA